The genomic DNA AGGGGAATCTTATGAGGAAAGACTTTCTTTATTTGGTATGTTTCTGTGACTGAGAATTTATTAGCTGTATTGAACATACAAAACAGAATTAATGAGTACTGACTCATATACTTAGAGTAAGAAAatccttcctaataaaattctCCTTAAGTGGAATGATTAATCTGAGTTTACCATTTATTTAATCTGTATCATGCTGATACAAGAGAATAATATCAGCATGAAATTTTGACATCttaagataatattaaaattactttcaTGTTCCAGTTTGATTTTTTTTACTACATTCACTTCAATCCATTCAGTCACCACCGTTATTTCAGTTGAGGCAAACAGATCTCATAAATATATGAATGAGTAATAATATAAGTAAACCTTAAATTTCTACAAATGCAGTCATTAAATCATATAAGTAACTCAAATATAAGTATATGCTTTTAATGCAATGCCAcaagattttttatttcatgttttcaaatatataatttagtaGAGATTTTTTATAATATGCATGTATTATTCATTGAACTTAAACAAAAAAACGAAACCCTATTCATACTATAGGGTAAATTTGATTATATATAATGGTAATAAACGATATTACAATCttataatagataaaaataccaaataattaacaacattttaaTTGACAAAAAAcatcaattaatttatttcgataaaacatcttacaatgaatattaataataactaatTTATAATCAAGCGTATCAATGACTGCAATCCTTGTCACTTTTTCAATTATGACCTTTCTTTTACGAAATCtctctaatatttatataaagtaaatatataatatgcaccatatatattatgtactactatttaaaaaagaacCTAAGAAATACCTTATTGAAGTagtttatatatattctttcaaGTACTTTACTTTTAACATAAACAATTTAAAAGTTGTTGGTTATTCAAATCGATTGAAACTACTTCAAAGATTGATTTTTATGAGATCTGTAAGCTAGGAGAGGCAAAATATGAAATTCGAGAGATAAATGTGCGAAAGTCATTGATTTCACCTGAACTCGTAGATTTGTATGCTATGTTCTGGGACGTGTTTCAAATTTAAAGATTGATACCTAAAATAATACAAGTatgaaagaaaaacaatttttttaacataattttctatcgcatacaaatattaatttcttaatggaaaatgtatagaattaaactgaaatattatttataattgtaaaGGTTTGTAGTAAGTGAAGTTTAGGATAAAGGGAAAGAGGGGGGGAGGGAGACGGAAGAGAATATATtttgttacattatataaatatatcaaataatattaccACTCTGAACTACGATGATAATAAAAGCCTTCAATAGTAGCAGCAGATTTTTGAAAGCAAATATAGTAAAATCCTGCAAATGAGGCACCGTTGATATCTTTTATAGTATGATCAGGAACTAAAAAATGTTCCTTCCACCTCATAAAAACAAAATCAGTTCCCTTCAAAGCCTCGTAATCAAATGTGTCTGAATTAAATGTTTTGGCATACTGGCGAAAAGATTCAAATTTactctataatttaaaaaaaatggatTAGCATAGACGtctgttaaaataaaaaaaaaatatgcaattaaaTACAAACCCAATGTTTTCTATCAACATCTTCATCTGCATCCCATTTACGAGTTAAAAATGGATATTTCTTTGATATAATTTCACCATCAAAGAATGTAGTTAAAGTAGGAAATTCTTCTGTAAGACCCTTAATTTTTAAATAGCCACATAAATAGCTATTCTCTTCATCTACGTGCTGTAATAGAAaaatctttataaaataatagtttgtgtatatgtatgtgtgttttattttatttgtaaaataaaagaaatacacTACAAAAGATACATTacatacattttaaaatatataacttgtatatatatatatatacttatacatatacttattcTTTGTAAACATTGCAACTAAAATTTTGAGTTCAATCAATATCTATTGCTCAAGTGCTATCTACAAATTgtcgttttattatatattttcattttcataaatttattctaataaaataacattaccTGTCAAACAAAATTACGGATTCTATATTGccaagatatttataaataagctGAGAAGTATAaggaaaatttttgaaaattctcgTAATAGATCATTTTAAATTCGGAACTATTTGAATATGTAAACAACATAGTTAACTAATCCGATTTCGAAAAGATTGTAAAATGTTTAAAGGATAAAAGGCATAGAATCAATCATTACGCAGTAGACAGATGTCAAAGGTGTAATAGAAATTTGGGATATTTGTGGCGCAATTTCCAGAAAGGGGGAGAACTAACCTGCAAAACTACTTCTACGTCGTAACTGTTGCCTTTAGACTTTTGAGAACCTTGAAATCGTGAACCGTTGTAGAGTAAAGATTTTGTGACACCCGGCTGCTTTGAGTTTGCGGGCGGTGGTGGTACTACGTCAACTTTCACCGGCATTCTCGGCTCAAGTGAACGTTCTTAAAATTTGCCCTCCTTGGGCGACAATTTCTTCATCACAAAACTCTCGCAATGACTGCCGGTAATTTTCAGGACGTAGATGTATTTATGCAAAGCCTCGAACCCAGACACACCCCCGGTCGTAATTTTTATGCGAACGTTCAATTCGACGTTCCTTAAAAAGATCTTACTTTTCCATATAAGtatggaattttaattatttttaataaatatcaaagataACCATTCACTAGCAAAACAAAAactaatattttcatttgtttcgtCAACTTGCACGTATCATGTCCAACAACATTTTAGTTCTATTTTGCCGGATGTATAGGTACTTACATGTTACTTATcaacaatttaaatattagatttcttttattcattCAAATCTTATACTTATACCATTGATTTCACTAATGTCGGTATGCTACTATCTTATAAAATATACGTACCAGAATTTATACTTCCAAcaaatataacgaaattattatttatatttattttttttcataaacAATGATTCTAATTTGCTTTCCCGccataaaataacaattttgatagtaatattacgtattaaatagTAGCAAAATGTATTAACaattcaaacaaaatatttaaatttgatctgaaaaaatagtttaatgtCACTTTCAATTTCGTGAGCTTAATATTAAGACATTGATTTGATTATGTCACAGAAACCTATGAGCTGAAAGTTGCGTGTGTTTCAAAGCAAATATGGAGGATTTCAGTGACACGAATTCGCACGAAATGACAGAAAATCATGTTCAAAAACGGTGTAATAATCAGTGGGTTCGATTAAATGTTGGtggtacatattttttaacggCGAAGACTACTTTAGCTAGAGACCCCAATTCATTTCTCTATCGATTGTGTCAAGAAGATTCTGACCTTATCTCAGACAGGGTTAGTTGATGTTTTTAAATAACCGC from Bombus terrestris chromosome 11, iyBomTerr1.2, whole genome shotgun sequence includes the following:
- the LOC100642891 gene encoding glucose-induced degradation protein 4 homolog, translating into MPVKVDVVPPPPANSKQPGVTKSLLYNGSRFQGSQKSKGNSYDVEVVLQHVDEENSYLCGYLKIKGLTEEFPTLTTFFDGEIISKKYPFLTRKWDADEDVDRKHWSKFESFRQYAKTFNSDTFDYEALKGTDFVFMRWKEHFLVPDHTIKDINGASFAGFYYICFQKSAATIEGFYYHRSSEWYQSLNLKHVPEHSIQIYEFR